In Desulfosudis oleivorans Hxd3, the DNA window CGAGGGTTTTCAAAACCGTATGGATCACCAGCCCGGATGTTTCACGAGTTGATTTGGGGGCAGATACAGGGCGCGGGACAAAAATCGTGTTATTTTACAAAATAAAGCAAAATAAAAAAGGTGCTCAGGGACAGCGATGAAATCATGCTCAGACGCATTGTGTGACTGTAATCCGCCTTGGCCGGGTTGTTTATGGCTTTCAGAAACCACCGGCTAAAAAAGGCCAAAACCGGTATTATAGAAAGCAGGAAGAGGTAAAACAGCTGCCAGCCGAAATACCATTTGAAATACACCAGGAAGCCAGGTAGTGCGATCAGGAACACGGCGGCAGAAAAGACAAAGGTTCCCCTGATGCCGAGAAGACAGCTTAAGGTAAGATCACCTCTTTTTTTGTCCTCTTTGTGTTGATAAATCTGCGTCAGAGGATAAAATCCCATCAAAATCAGGGTGGTCAATACTGCCGGAATAAATATATCCGCTTGCAGAATAACGTCAAATCCCCTGTGATTCAGCGCCATGTAGCACATCCAGAAGGTGAACAAACCCTGAAAAAAGCCGGCGATCAGCCAGCTCAACCAGGGATACTTCTTAATTCTAATGGAGGGATGGCTATAAGCCTTGCTGATGAGGCCGTAAATAAACACCATTACCGCAAACTGCCGGCTGATGCAGAGAGCCAGGAGTATGCCCGCTCCATCAAAGACCAGGGATGTGGCATATAGATCTCTTTCCACCGCAGGCGGATGTTTCAGGCCACCGATACTTTCCTCATCTTTATCAAAATAACTGTTGTACGCATTACTGGCCGGATAGATAAAAAGATGCAACACTATGAAGGTCAAAACAATCCGGTAACCTGATGGGTTGATACTTATGCCCAATGCAAATAAAAATACGGGCATCAGAAAAAATGAAAAGGGAATTCGCAGATGCAATAAAGTCGATTTACTGATCATTGGATTATAAAAAAGCGTATAAAAGGGGTATAAAAAAACAGGGCAGCGGTTTCTCTTGCTGAAGATAAATGTCAGTCTGGTCCACCCGGTTCTCCTGGCAAATAACACGTTTTGTTGTTTTTTTAAGGCTTTGTAAAATCTCCGGGTATTATATCACATTTCCGAACGTCCTGGCCCGGATATTTCAAGAATTGGTTTGGCCGCAGATGGAAGCCGCGGGACAAAATATTTTATTTTATACAGAAATTTGCCCATGTCGGAAAATTTATGAAATGTTCGGTTAGTGGTGATACACACCTGGCTCAAACACCCAAAATGAGGCACTCCGGTTTGCCCTTTTGCCGGAACAGTGCTACTGGTTGAAAAATTTTTAAATTTATATCAAAGGGAACGCTCATGGCGCAAAAAGAGGGAGTTTTCTGGCCGCCCCTGATAAAGGGAACGCTGATTAAGCGGTACAAGCGGTTTCTGGCTGATGTGCGCCTTGGCAACAACCGGATGGTAACGGCCCACTGCCCCAACTCCGGCTCCATGAAGGCCTGCTGCGAGCCGGGCCGGCCGGTCTATATCTCCCGGCAGAACAGCCCCGCACGCAAGCTCAAGTATACCTGGGAGCTGATCGACATGCCCGGTTCTCTGGTAGGGGTCAACACCGGCATTCCCAACGCCCTGGTTCGGCGCTCCATTGAAAAGGGCTATATTCATCCGTTGAAAGGGTATGACAGGGTCACGCCGGAGGTGAAAACCAGCGCCCACACCCGGCTGGACCTGATGCTGGAAAATACGAAGACCGGGGGGCGCTGCTATGTGGAAGTGAAAAACTGCACCCTGGTGGAGAACCGCACCGCCAGTTTCCCGGATGCGGTAACCGAACGGGGGAAAAAACATCTTCTGGAACTTCAAGGTCTTGCAGCCAATGGCCACCGGTGCGCCATGGTCTTTCTGATTCAACGCATGGATGCAACCACCTTCCGGCCCGCCGACCCCATTGATCCCGCTTATGGCAGGACCCTGCGTGAGGTGGCCCGTTCCGGGGTCGAGCTCTACGCCTATGACGTGAACATCGACCTGGAACGCATTATCATTGGCCGCCGGATCAAAATCGTCTTATAGAACTTCGGCACGGGCCTTGCATTCTTCTTCGGTCATAAGAACTTGAAAAAGGAGGCAGACCATGCTGACACTTTCTGAACTTAAAAAAAGAAGAGACCTGCTCAACCAGGTCGACTGGGATATGACGCCGGAAGAGGCGGTTCGACTCTACCTGGAGTGGGGCAACAACTGGGCCGGTGGAAATTACGTGATCCGGTCCAAAAACGATGTGTCTCACTACTTTGTGGTCAACACATGGAAAGAAAAACCCAGGGTCTTTCTGGTACGGCGAAACTCCGACCTGGCCGAAGATCTGGCCGCCTTTGACCTGCCCCAGCCCCTGGAAACCGAATTCATGCGCTCCGTGGGCCGCAACAAAGGGGTCTATTCCATTGAAGGCCCTACCCGGCGGTGGCTGGAAAAGGAATTGGGGTAAAATCGCTATTCAGCGGCCCGGGGCGGAGTGATCCGAATACTGTCGTCCCGCACCTCGATGCCGGCTTCAGGGCGTTTTGACCGAATAAACCCGGTCAACTCCTCCATGGTGGGATAAGCGGGATAAGTGCCGAAACAGCGGGCGTCATCAATAAGAATCACGTGCCCCTGTTCCGTCGTGTTGAAGATGTGGCCCAGTTCCTCAAACACAGGCGTCTCCTTTTCCCCTTTGGCGGTTTCTCCGGCAGAGTAGTGGCCGTCCAGCCAGAACAGGGCCGGTTTATCGATGGTTGCCATCAGGTTACCCAACTCAGTACCGCTGTCGCCCTGAATCAGCTTGATGTGCGAAAATTTGCGGAATCTTTCCGCTGCCCGTTGGTAAAGGGCCGGGCTGAGTTCAATGGAGTAGACGCGCTCAAAGGTGTTCTTCATGGCGTCCACCATGTCGCCATAGAAAGTGCCGGTCTCCACCAGGATTTTCAGGCCGAAACGTCCGGCATATTCGGCCAGCATCCGCTGTTTGATGATATGGGGCGGCGGCGCGGGGCGTCCCTTTTTTTCCCACTCTTCTAATTCGTTTTTCTGCCGCTGCTGCCTCAGCCGGTCCTGAACTGACCGGTACCACAACACCGGGATTCTGATGATGCGTTGCCATGTCTGTGTCATATAATACTCCGATTACCGTGTCGTATTTTTTCTGTTGATCGACAGCCTTCGCCTTTTTACCCCGGCACCGGCCCGATGAAAAGGGAAAAACGTTTGCCGGTCCCTTAGTCGGGAAACTCCCGCAGGGATTCGTGAATGCCCTTGTGAATTTCGTACCAGAATTCATAGGCGGCGGCGTTTTTGTCCGTGTCAAAAAAATCGATCCATCGGTCCAGCGCTTCGTTCTTGATGTCATCAACCGTTTTTTTCTTTTTCAGGAAACCGGCCACCAGGTCGGCCACGCGTTCCGGCTCCCAGAACACCGAGGCATTGCGGCTGGCGATACGGCCGGCGGTCAGGTGAATGGAACGCAAAAACCGCTTCTTTTCCCCGAAAATCTTTTCCACTATATCGGGCATCATCTCTTCGGCCCAGCCCCGGTGAAACCGGCACATGCCCATGTTGTCGAGCATCAGCTCCTGGACCAGGCGGCGGGCGCATTCGCGGCCCAGGTCCCGGGGCGGCAGAAAATCTCGGCCATAGTGCATGTAGTACTTGCCCATGATGGCCATGGGCGCAAAGGCGCCGGGGGTCCAGTACTGGTTGGGCACCATCCAGCCCTGGCGGGCAAAGGCGAGATACACGAACCGGTCCCGCACCGCTTTTCCCTTTTCCCGGGCCAGGCGGCGGGCAAACTTGCGGGCCCCGAACGCCAGGGGAATTTTGCCCCCAGGTGTTGTCATCTGGTCCAGCAGGGCGATGCCCAGCCGGGCATTGTGCATGGAGTCATGGGTTACGTCAAAATCATCCATCTTCCACCGGGGCCGGCCCTCCACGCCCAGCGCTTCCGGTGCGATCAGGTTTTCGTCCAGGCAGTCCATCAGCCAGGAGATCACCCCGCCCGCTGAAATCGCGTCAAACCCCAGGGTATCGCCATGGTGATTAAGGGCCTCGGCGGCCCGCTGATCAAAAACACCACACAGCGGCCCCATGGCCTGGTAGGGCTCGTAATCCTTTTTATATTCACCGTTCAGCTTTTTGCATACCGCGGCGCAGGGTTCGCCGCAGGTGCGCTGCTGTTTGGGCACAATCGTCTCTTCGTTGAACTGTTTGAGGTAGTGGTCCAGCACCAGGCGCGAATGCAGGTTTCGGCGCTCTTCCTCGCTCCAGTAGATGGAGCGGTAGTTGAAGGCCAGCAGGTTGCCCTCCATGGAGGCGTAGTTCACGCCAAAGGTGCCACCGGTGTTGAACTTCGGATCAAACCGGTACTTGGCCGTAGCCTCCATGTCCTTGGCGGCCATGCGCTGGTTAAACTTGTCCTCAAACCACTGGTCGGCCACGGACCGGTTGCAGAAGTCCTCGTCCACATGGGTGCCGCCATAAATGACGCCAAGGATGCCGTGCTCCTGCAGCAGCTTGGTGCCAAAGCCCCCTCTGCCGGCCCAGGTGTCGGCGTGGGTCAGCTCCCCTTTTTTCAGCGGGGCCGAGCAGATCGCCCCGATATCGGTGCACAGGGCCGCCGGTCCCACGGCCAGCACTCTCGGATCATCTTCATACCGGGCGGCAAACGTTTCAAGGGCGTAGTCCATGACCGCATAGACACCCCGGCGGCCCTGGCTCCAGATCCGGTCGGGCTGGACCGGAACCAGCTCCACCTCAATCTCCTCACCATGGGTGCGGTTCAGGTATAAAAGAGAAGGCTGAGAGGCCTTGCCGAGGATGGAGAGCATGTTGATGCCCAGGTTGTCGAACACCAGGGCCGCCCCGCCCATGGAGGAGATGTAAAAGCCGTGCCAGCAGGGCGATATGCCGGTGACAATCAGCCGGTTGGAGCCGGGCAGCACCGACCCGGCCAGGAGCCCGGCCCCGATGTTGAGGCTGTGGTGCTTGTAGGCCAGGTGAATGCCCAGGTCCACAGGCCCGAAAAAATCGCCCACCGCGTACCGCTGCATGCGGTAAAACCCGTTGCCCGCATTGAGCAACAGCACTTTAAGAAAATGGTTTGACGCATTCATCATAAAACCTCCGCTTCACCATTCCGAAAAAGGGGAAAGCTGCCCCGCGAGCTACAATTACAGGCGGCCGTCCGCTGCCAGCAGCTCCAGGCCCTCGATGTCCAGAAGCGAAATAACGGCGCCCTCCACCTCGATCAGGCCGGTATCCCGCATCTTTGCAAGAATGCGGGAAAGGGTTTCCGGAATCGTGCCCAGCAGGCTGGCCAGCTGGCCCTTGGAAATGGACAGCTCCACGCGCCGGGTATCCTTCTGCTCCTTTGCCAGAAACAGCAGGTACCCGGCCAGGCGGCCGGGTACCTCTTTTAACGAAAGGTTTTCCACCTGCACGGTAAACTGTCTCAGCCGCCGGGAGAGAACGGCCAGCATGTTAAGCACCAGGGGGGTGTTTTCTTCCAGGAGCCGGACAAAGACGGTTTTTGGAAAAAACAGCAGCAGGCTCTTTTCAAGGGCTGCGGCCCCGGCCGGAAAGGCGCTGCCGGCAAAAACCGGCACCTCGCCCACGGGCTCACCCGGGCCGAAAATATGAAGAATCTGCTCTTTGCCGTCCAGGGAGACCTTGAACACCTTGATGCGACCTTGCGCCACCACGTAAAATCCGTCGGCTTTCTGGCCATCGGAAAATATCATCTCCCCCTTTTCAAAGGGTTTTGACTGGGCGATTCTGGCCACTTTTTCGAGCTGGTCGGCAGGAAGGCCGGCAAACAGAGGGGCCTCGGCAATAACAGTGGCGGGATCCATTCGGTCTCCTTTTTATAAGCTGCGTGATGTATTGAACACGAACCGGCAAAGCGTGTCAACTTATTCATACAAAGGGCCGTTACTGCAGCGTCCTTCTTCGTGCCCTTCTTTTCTTCGTTTTCTTCGTGTTAAAAAACAACCAGCCGATTGAGCCGACAGGACGTTGCAACACGAAGCGCCCGAAGGACTGGAAGAACACGAAGAGAATTTTCGTCGCATTCCGTCGGGGTCAAAATCGAACAGGCGTAAGATGAAGGGCATTAAAGTGTTTACGAAAAAAACAGGATTCTTGATTTAAGTCAATGCCGATTCATCCAGGTTGAGTTATTTTGCAATCAACATTAGGATAAACGGGCCGGGCAGAAAACAAATACCGGCGGTGCGATACCAGAGGAGGATACAATATGAAATGCCCAGGACAGGATACTCGCTACTGGAAAGGCAGCGACATTTCCGAGGCCAAATGTCCCAAATGCGGGGCGGCCGTAGAGTTTTTCAAGGACGACACCACCCGTGCCTGCGGCGCGTGCGGCCACAAGTTTTTAAATCCGGGCATGGATTTCGGGTGCGCGGCCTATTGCGAACACGCGGCCCAGTGCATCGGCAACCTGCCCCCGGAACTGCTGGCCCAGCGGGAGAACCTGCTCAAGGACCGGGTGGCCATCGAAATGAAGCGCTACTTCAAGCAGGACTTCAAGCGCATCGGCCATGCCACCCGCGTGGCCCGGTACGCCGAGGAGATCGCCAAACAGGAGGCCCCGGCCGGCCTGGCCGTGATTCTCTGTTCCGCCTATCTTCACGATATCGGCATTCACGAGGCCGAGCGCAAACACAACAGCACCGCGGCCCGGTACCAGGAAGAAGAGGGACCGGCCATCGCCCGGGCCATTCTTGAAAAAACCAGCGCCCGCCCGGAATTGATCGACGAGGTGTGTGATATTGTCGGGCACCATCACCACCCCAGGGAAAACGAAACCATCAATTTCAAGGTGCTCTACGACGCCGACCTGATCACCAACCTTGAAGAGGCGCAAAAGGAAAAGCCGGGCGATCCCCAGCGGCTGAAAAAAATCATCGCAAACGACCTGTTTACCGAAACCGGCAGGCAGGTGGCCAAAAGAGTGCTGCTGAAACAATAATCAAAGGAAAATGCCATGAAAGTGACAAGAAAAATCATAGAAATAGACGAGGAAAAATGCACCGGCTGCGGCCAGTGCGTGCTGGCCTGCGCCGAGGGCGCCATTGCCATCATCAACGGCAAGGCAAAGGTGGTGTCGGACAACCTGTGCGACGGGCTGGGCGCCTGCATCGGCGACTGCCCTGAGGACGCGCTTCACATTGTGGAACGGGAGGCCGATGAGTTTGACGAGGCGGCCGTGGAAAAACACCTGGAAACACTTCAGGCAGAAGAAAAAAAGGCCCCGGCCACACTGACCTGCGGGTGCCCCTCTTCCCACGTGCAGACTTTTATGGAGGCAACGCCCTGCCAGGCGGCCAACCAGCCCCGGGCCACGGCCCCGACTCCGGCATCGGCCCTGGGCCACTGGCCGGTGCAGATCAGCCTGGTGCCCCCGACAGCCCCTTTTTTAAAGGGCGCGGACCTGCTGGTGGCGGCCGACTGTGTGCCGGTTGCCTTTCCCCGGCTTCACACCGAATTTCTGCCGGGCCGGGCCATCATGATCGGGTGCCCCAAGTTTGACGACAAAAAGGCCTATGTGGAGAAATTTGCCCAGGTATTTGCCACGGCCGGCATCAAAAGCGTCACCTGCGTGATGATGGAGGTGCCCTGCTGCTCCGGCCTGCCCATGATTTTAAAAGAGGCCATGCAGACCGCAGGGGTCAAGGTCCCCATGGAGGTGATCACGGTGTCGGCCAGGGGAGAAATCCTGGAGAGAAGAAAGATGTAGCCCAACCAATCGGGATCGCTATCGGGATCGGGATCGGGATCGAAATCACTGAACAATCCGGAACCGGCCGGCCGGCTTCGTGTGCTTCGTGATCTTCGTGACCTTCGTGCTAATAAATGGCCTGTCTCATCAGACCGGCGGAGTGCCTGGACACGAAGACACGAAGAAATAAAATATTCGGGTCAGATCTCTTCATCAGCAACAATATCGGGGTGGTCGTTGAGAAACCGGTAGAGGGTGGCCCGGCCCACGCCCAGCAGGCGGGCCGCCTTGGCCTTGTTGCCGCCGGCTTTTGCCAGGGCCGTTTCCACGCTGCCCGTGTCCAGTTTGTTGCGCCGGCCCCGCTTCTGGGGAAGCGGCGTGCCGTCGCCCTGAATTTCCGGCGGCAGATGGGCCGCCGTGATCTTGTTACCGGACGCCTTGATTACCAGGAACTGAATGATATTCTGAAGCTCCCGCACATTGCCGGGCCACGCGTATTCCGCCAGCAGGCCCATGGCATCATCGGTGATGGTGACATTGCCGGTTCGGGCGCCCATGGCCGCATGCCTGACAAAATAGTTGGCCAGCAGGGGAATGTCGTTTTTCCGCATGCGCAACGGCGGCAGGTGAATGGGCACCACGTTGAGCCGGTAGTAAAGGTCTTCGCGGAACGTCCCCTTTGCCACCTCTTTTTTCAGGTTCTTGTTGGTGGCGCTGATCACCCGCACATCCACCGAGGTCTGTTTTTCACTGCCCACCTTTTCCAGGACCCCCTCCTGGAGAAACCGCAGCAGCTTGACCTGGGTGGACATGGGCAGCTCGGCCACCTCGTCTAAAAAGATGGTCCCGTTATGGGCCAGCTCAAACCGGCCTTTCTTGTCACGCACGGCCCCAGAAAAAGAGCCCCGCACATGGCCGAACAGTTCGCTTTCCACCAGCCCCTCGGGCAGGGCACCGCAGTTGATGGGCACAAACGGTCCGTTACGCCGGGTGCTTTCGCCGTGAATGGCCCGGGCCACCAGTTCTTTCCCGGTGCCGGTCTCACCGCTGATATTCACCGGCACATCATAGACCGACAGGTCGCGAATCTGGTGAAAAAGGCTTCGCATCTCCGGTGTTCGGCCGATGATGCCGGCAAATCCATCCTCCCCCTTCTGGCCGCGGACCGCCTCCTTGAAGGCGGTCTGGTCGGCCAGAGCCGCCACGACGCCCTGAATACGGCCGGCCGGGTCCCGCAGGGGCACCACCGTCACATCCAGCTCTTTGCGCTGGCCCTCAATTTCCGGCGCCACGGTGGAATAACTCTTTTTCTGAAACGTCGGGGGTTCGCACCCATCACAGAAAGAGCAGTTCTCTCCGCACAGGCGGGGAACAAACACGTCGTGACAGTTTTTACCGATCACGTCCACGGCGGACAGGCCGGTGATCCTTTCAGCCCCTTTGCTGAAAAAAAAGATTTTCCGGCCCAGGTCATGGGCCAGAACCCCCTCGTGAAGGTTGTCGATAAGCCGTTCGATATTGGCCTTGTATAGAGAAAAAGAGGCGTAATATCCCCGGTTCAGAAGGTCGTGGACCAAGTCCTTTATAATCCGGGCCGCTTCCCGGAATGCCACCCGTTGGCCCTCAAGATCCCCCACAGCTTCCGCCGGATCGGCCACGGTCCAGCACACCAGGGGGGGGAATCCGGCCAGCATGGGAAACTCCTGGCCAAGGGTCTGGCAGAGGTCCACGGCAAGGTCGAAATGGCCCGCTCTCAACGCTGAAACCGCCTTGGGCCGATGGCCGGAAATATCAATGCCATGCTCGGCCATCACCTCCACGGCCATGGGGTGGACCTCCTGATCGGGCGTGATGCCCGCACTGAAAATCGAAATATTGTCACCGGCCATTTGCCTGGCAAAGCCCTCTGCCATCTGGCTTCTGGCGCTGTTATCCCTGCACAAAAAAAGAATGGTGCCCTTATTCATTCGCTTTGCTTCACCTTTATCCATAGGGTTTTGTTGATCGACCGTCTCATTGACGTATACTATTTATGAGACAATGTCAAAGCCATCCGCACCGGCAAAACGCGAGGCCGGACAAAATGTTTGACTTGTTCAGCCCATGACTGTACTTATGAACAGCCGGTGCCCGGCGTTGCATGAACGACCTTGCGTTGCACGGACGGCCCATCCACCCTGGATACAGCAGAATTCATGACCCGGAATATAAACACCAGACAACCCGATCCCTCGGCCGTTACCGCCATTGCAAAGGCCCTGCCCTGCTCGGACATTGCCGCGTCCCTGCTGGTCAATCGGGGCATTCTATCGGTAAAACAGGCCCGGCACTTCCTGTCCGCCACCGTGGCCGACCTGCCCTCTCCCTTTTCCATGAAAGGTATAGACACGGCCGTGGCCCGCATTCACTCGGCCCTGATCAACCATGAAACCATCCTGGTGTTCGGCGATTATGATGCTGACGGCATCACCGCCACCGCTCTTCTGGTGGGGTTCCTCACACAGGCCGGTGCAACGGTCCGGCATCACCTGCCCCACCGGATTCTGGAGGGGTACGGTCTCAAGCCCCGGCACATCACCGAGGTTGCCGCCACGCACAAGGCCTCGCTGCTGATCACCGTGGATTGCGGCATCACCAGCCATGCCGCGGCCCTGGCCTGCCGGGAGGCGGGTATTGACCTGATCATCACCGACCATCACCAGGCACCGGCCGAACCGCCTACGGCCCTGGCCGTGATCGACCCGGCCCAGGCCGGCTGCCCGTCGGGCCTGGGCGATCTGGCCGGCGTGGGCGTGGCCTTCTACCTGCTGATCGCCCTGCGGGCCTTTCTGCGAGAAAAGGGGTTCTGGAAAACCCGGCCCGAGCCCAACCTCAAGGCCTGCTGTGACCTGGTGGCCATCGGCGCCATCGCCGATATCGTTCCCCTGACCGGCGAAAACCGGATTCTGGTCAGAACCGGCCTGGAACTGCTCCGCACCCCCTCCCGGCCGGGTATAGAGGCATTGATTGCCGGCGCAAAGATCAAAAAACCGGCCCTTTCCGCCGAAGACGTGGCCTTTCGGCTGGCTCCCCGGCTTAACGCGCCGGGCCGGATCGACCATGCCGCAACAGCCCTGGAACTGCTGCTGGCCGAAACAAAGGAGGTCGCCGTAAAAATAGCGGGCCGGCTCAACCGGCTCAACACCAAACGGCAGATGATTGAAGAGGAGATTTCGGGTGAGATTCAGCAGATTGTCAATGATCGCATCAACACCATCAAGGAACGGCGTTCCCTGGTACTGGCCCATCGCCAGTGGCACCAGGGTGTGATCGGCATCGCCGCGTCACGGGCCGCGCGGCGCTACAGCCTGCCCGTGGCCCTGATCACCATTTCCGGAGACATGGGCATCGGATCGGCCCGCAGCATCCCCGGCCTTCACCTTTACGACGCCCTCAAGGGATGCGCCCGGCTCTTCGAGGACTTCGGGGGCCACGCCCAGGCCGCGGGTTTCCGCATTCGCATGGAGAACCTGGCCGCGTTTGAGACACAGTTTGAGTATATTGTGCGGCAGCAGACCACACCCGGCGACTTTGTCCCGGCCGTTGAGGTAGACTGCGAGCTGGCCATGGACCGCATCACTAACACCCTGGTCCGGGAGATCGAAGGGCTTTCCCCCTTTGGCGCCGGTAACCCGGAGCCGCTGTTTTCAGCCCGCAATGTACGGGCCAGCGACACCTTCATGATCAACGGCCGGCACCGGAAAATGACCCTGGCCCACCCCGGAACGGACAGGGGTATTGCCGCCATCTGGTTCAACACCCCGGCATCACATCAGGAGTCCTCTTTTTTCAGACGAATCCTCTTCCGGCTGCGGCAAGACACCTGGAACGGCTCCGGCGCCCCGCAAATCATCATTGAAGACGCCTTTGCCGAGTAGCCGGAACACAGCAGCCGATCGCCTTCCCTCTGACCTGGATATTACAGGTGAAATTTCCGGACAACCCGGCAAATCCGTCCGGGCCGCAATTTTCCCTTGCATTCATGGGCCGCACCCATTATTGTTACCTAGTTTTCATCCATGACGCTTTGATAAAAAAGAGGTATTTGCATATGGGAAAAGTCTTCCACAAGGGCAGCAGGGAGTCGCAACTGCTCTCCCGGATAGAGTCCTCAAAGGAGTATGAACGCAGAAACGCCATCTCCAGGGTCAGAGACATATCAGAGACACTGGCCAACGCCATCACCTCCAAGCTCATTGAGACCGGGTACGTGGAGACCCACAACCAGAACGGCCTGGAGGAGATGATTCACAAGTGCCTGGAAGAGCTGACCCGGGCCGATGATTTTGACGTGGACTACAGCGTGGCCCCTTTCCGGGGAATCACCACTACTCCCAACATCGTGAGCCTCT includes these proteins:
- a CDS encoding UbiA family prenyltransferase, translated to MHLRIPFSFFLMPVFLFALGISINPSGYRIVLTFIVLHLFIYPASNAYNSYFDKDEESIGGLKHPPAVERDLYATSLVFDGAGILLALCISRQFAVMVFIYGLISKAYSHPSIRIKKYPWLSWLIAGFFQGLFTFWMCYMALNHRGFDVILQADIFIPAVLTTLILMGFYPLTQIYQHKEDKKRGDLTLSCLLGIRGTFVFSAAVFLIALPGFLVYFKWYFGWQLFYLFLLSIIPVLAFFSRWFLKAINNPAKADYSHTMRLSMISSLSLSTFFILLYFVK
- the sfsA gene encoding DNA/RNA nuclease SfsA, with the translated sequence MAQKEGVFWPPLIKGTLIKRYKRFLADVRLGNNRMVTAHCPNSGSMKACCEPGRPVYISRQNSPARKLKYTWELIDMPGSLVGVNTGIPNALVRRSIEKGYIHPLKGYDRVTPEVKTSAHTRLDLMLENTKTGGRCYVEVKNCTLVENRTASFPDAVTERGKKHLLELQGLAANGHRCAMVFLIQRMDATTFRPADPIDPAYGRTLREVARSGVELYAYDVNIDLERIIIGRRIKIVL
- a CDS encoding DVU0772 family protein gives rise to the protein MLTLSELKKRRDLLNQVDWDMTPEEAVRLYLEWGNNWAGGNYVIRSKNDVSHYFVVNTWKEKPRVFLVRRNSDLAEDLAAFDLPQPLETEFMRSVGRNKGVYSIEGPTRRWLEKELG
- a CDS encoding class I SAM-dependent methyltransferase is translated as MTQTWQRIIRIPVLWYRSVQDRLRQQRQKNELEEWEKKGRPAPPPHIIKQRMLAEYAGRFGLKILVETGTFYGDMVDAMKNTFERVYSIELSPALYQRAAERFRKFSHIKLIQGDSGTELGNLMATIDKPALFWLDGHYSAGETAKGEKETPVFEELGHIFNTTEQGHVILIDDARCFGTYPAYPTMEELTGFIRSKRPEAGIEVRDDSIRITPPRAAE
- a CDS encoding aldehyde ferredoxin oxidoreductase N-terminal domain-containing protein, with the protein product MMNASNHFLKVLLLNAGNGFYRMQRYAVGDFFGPVDLGIHLAYKHHSLNIGAGLLAGSVLPGSNRLIVTGISPCWHGFYISSMGGAALVFDNLGINMLSILGKASQPSLLYLNRTHGEEIEVELVPVQPDRIWSQGRRGVYAVMDYALETFAARYEDDPRVLAVGPAALCTDIGAICSAPLKKGELTHADTWAGRGGFGTKLLQEHGILGVIYGGTHVDEDFCNRSVADQWFEDKFNQRMAAKDMEATAKYRFDPKFNTGGTFGVNYASMEGNLLAFNYRSIYWSEEERRNLHSRLVLDHYLKQFNEETIVPKQQRTCGEPCAAVCKKLNGEYKKDYEPYQAMGPLCGVFDQRAAEALNHHGDTLGFDAISAGGVISWLMDCLDENLIAPEALGVEGRPRWKMDDFDVTHDSMHNARLGIALLDQMTTPGGKIPLAFGARKFARRLAREKGKAVRDRFVYLAFARQGWMVPNQYWTPGAFAPMAIMGKYYMHYGRDFLPPRDLGRECARRLVQELMLDNMGMCRFHRGWAEEMMPDIVEKIFGEKKRFLRSIHLTAGRIASRNASVFWEPERVADLVAGFLKKKKTVDDIKNEALDRWIDFFDTDKNAAAYEFWYEIHKGIHESLREFPD
- a CDS encoding Crp/Fnr family transcriptional regulator — encoded protein: MDPATVIAEAPLFAGLPADQLEKVARIAQSKPFEKGEMIFSDGQKADGFYVVAQGRIKVFKVSLDGKEQILHIFGPGEPVGEVPVFAGSAFPAGAAALEKSLLLFFPKTVFVRLLEENTPLVLNMLAVLSRRLRQFTVQVENLSLKEVPGRLAGYLLFLAKEQKDTRRVELSISKGQLASLLGTIPETLSRILAKMRDTGLIEVEGAVISLLDIEGLELLAADGRL
- a CDS encoding HD domain-containing protein, which produces MKCPGQDTRYWKGSDISEAKCPKCGAAVEFFKDDTTRACGACGHKFLNPGMDFGCAAYCEHAAQCIGNLPPELLAQRENLLKDRVAIEMKRYFKQDFKRIGHATRVARYAEEIAKQEAPAGLAVILCSAYLHDIGIHEAERKHNSTAARYQEEEGPAIARAILEKTSARPELIDEVCDIVGHHHHPRENETINFKVLYDADLITNLEEAQKEKPGDPQRLKKIIANDLFTETGRQVAKRVLLKQ
- a CDS encoding ATP-binding protein; this encodes MKVTRKIIEIDEEKCTGCGQCVLACAEGAIAIINGKAKVVSDNLCDGLGACIGDCPEDALHIVEREADEFDEAAVEKHLETLQAEEKKAPATLTCGCPSSHVQTFMEATPCQAANQPRATAPTPASALGHWPVQISLVPPTAPFLKGADLLVAADCVPVAFPRLHTEFLPGRAIMIGCPKFDDKKAYVEKFAQVFATAGIKSVTCVMMEVPCCSGLPMILKEAMQTAGVKVPMEVITVSARGEILERRKM
- a CDS encoding sigma 54-interacting transcriptional regulator, which codes for MNKGTILFLCRDNSARSQMAEGFARQMAGDNISIFSAGITPDQEVHPMAVEVMAEHGIDISGHRPKAVSALRAGHFDLAVDLCQTLGQEFPMLAGFPPLVCWTVADPAEAVGDLEGQRVAFREAARIIKDLVHDLLNRGYYASFSLYKANIERLIDNLHEGVLAHDLGRKIFFFSKGAERITGLSAVDVIGKNCHDVFVPRLCGENCSFCDGCEPPTFQKKSYSTVAPEIEGQRKELDVTVVPLRDPAGRIQGVVAALADQTAFKEAVRGQKGEDGFAGIIGRTPEMRSLFHQIRDLSVYDVPVNISGETGTGKELVARAIHGESTRRNGPFVPINCGALPEGLVESELFGHVRGSFSGAVRDKKGRFELAHNGTIFLDEVAELPMSTQVKLLRFLQEGVLEKVGSEKQTSVDVRVISATNKNLKKEVAKGTFREDLYYRLNVVPIHLPPLRMRKNDIPLLANYFVRHAAMGARTGNVTITDDAMGLLAEYAWPGNVRELQNIIQFLVIKASGNKITAAHLPPEIQGDGTPLPQKRGRRNKLDTGSVETALAKAGGNKAKAARLLGVGRATLYRFLNDHPDIVADEEI